The proteins below come from a single Torulaspora delbrueckii CBS 1146 chromosome 5, complete genome genomic window:
- the MSN5 gene encoding karyopherin MSN5 (similar to Saccharomyces cerevisiae MSN5 (YDR335W); ancestral locus Anc_5.386), with the protein MDPNGAQQVISALEAIYSPKSTNEERLEAQKFLDRVKLHEESPFWGYEIALNNPANYILKHFGLGLLTNAIKKNWNDYNHEKRIALRKWVMELNYRVQKEDPRYIKQKLAYLWVEIAKRTWGEALREDDPSEEQLVESWADMDTNLTELWNIGEASRELTLIIFKILFEDVFLLDDLTVLKRITIIQPLCVMVICPMDIFATKYKFTEKWTLFKANQEGWFALWTSELNSALAQNNAEYVIRLLETLKTCLNWPLSEVIIKNDIFGALLQCFLSSIPKAQSMALDSMHILLTRPYNNDDHYQIIIDKVFNSMDLLDQVYDSLQFDPKEGIDEVKYPIVKKCVDMISCLYICVFKIKDTNNQIEKYLRLVLKATFNPSLIVSGLTLDVWCSCLRTDDFLPLLDKYVIPDLLQFAADALIYYEQIDGHISMKFAEIDFQSNSEFQAFCSTYRKRIRDIIRLISCVKLDYTYDWLNNRLNTFFSSSYGQEVLSSTFLDRKSNPYLSALSQFMIIECFINGCIRWKIWYPSGADYSEKLDSILSKLEILSNQLIALNVREPLLLKKEIQNFALFLTMLKDNVLFTLLEKIITSATMEYPEIDLEERSAEADAVRDLRYACGIELNRMALLMPESLKEIFPDLENVVVKIMPNLSYHERISFKSFLLTIVLKSSMDRKEERFAAIVDPELVAWSDESTVVGLSELPWFMERLGIVQIAEYFQKRGINENSDLLSITIDDEGKKLKSDLTKRWQTLFPVRATRMFIHYSMQSVKKDEEFRMLQDMWRPRIVPILPYIMRLLYQLQAYHDPENWKDLPIIVQTFVKYSNIERFWEAGASNKSKDEFINEHMKAMQTLRDFADSVGHIVRYTREYTLLVISAISSLGDVFFEIDEAPQLLTDSIAICKPGTDLISPGVSTHGWKHIMNVAIRPLLKNCPEESAPKFMSKFLPKLFTTLDILLCQKWAPYMNEDINVEPVVADDEDMTEEILEENLLRQLTTVVVRIMIDCVGQHSTNTQSSKGKLTSRQLKIRAIIFNDINIMAPFFKLLNHLMSFRDSKCSFNAILVMRCCLNEVLIKEDSVDEFFTFEVMKNLLSNVLCQSSFKDSFYEALNVFTVLFLTLCKEYPPARAFLYECSHGYDIDSLYENLKSVDHYRNQRALMIEFIDWIKAANGKNDDDENGHSAAENRRQEKRAATLKKASERLVKKHKEDGDILDDPNTEDAAFGSLFG; encoded by the coding sequence ATGGATCCGAACGGAGCACAACAAGTCATTTCAGCATTAGAGGCAATATATTCGCCCAAATCGACCAATGAAGAGAGGTTAGAAGCacaaaaatttcttgatagaGTGAAACTTCATGAAGAATCGCCCTTTTGGGGGTATGAGATCGCTTTGAATAATCCAGCGAACTACATTCTAAAACATTTTGGACTTGGATTGTTGACAAATgctatcaagaaaaattggaatGATTATAACCATGAAAAGAGAATTGCATTGAGGAAATGGGTTATGGAACTCAATTATAGAGTGCAAAAGGAAGATCCCAGGTATatcaaacaaaaattggcATACCTTTGGGTTGAGATTGCCAAGAGGACTTGGGGTGAAGCTCTTAGGGAGGACGATCCAAGTGAGGAACAATTAGTGGAATCGTGGGCAGATATGGATACCAATCTAACAGAACTATGGAATATCGGAGAAGCATCAAGGGAATTAACTCTAatcattttcaaaattttgttCGAGGACGTTTTTCTGCTCGATGACTTGACCGTACTGAAAAGAATTACAATCATACAACCGTTATGTGTCATGGTGATATGCCCCATGGATATTTTTGCGACCAAATACAAATTCACTGAAAAATGGACTTTATTCAAGGCTAATCAAGAGGGCTGGTTTGCGCTGTGGACTTCGGAATTGAATAGTGCCTTGGCACAGAATAATGCCGAATACGTAATTAGACTCTTAGAAACCTTGAAGACATGTTTAAATTGGCCACTAAGTGAAGTCATAATAAAGAACGATATCTTCGGCGCCTTATTACAATGTTTTCTAAGCAGTATCCCAAAAGCACAATCGATGGCCCTGGACTCAATGCATATTTTACTAACGAGGCCATACAATAATGACGATCACTATCAGATAATTATCGACAAAGTCTTCAATAGCATGGATTTGTTGGACCAAGTGTACGATAGTTTGCAGTTTGATCCAAAGGAGggaattgatgaagtgaaGTATCCTATCGTGAAGAAATGCGTTGATATGATCAGTTGTCTTTATATCTGTGTTTTCAAGATAAAGGACACTAACAATCAAATCGAGAAATATCTGAGGTTGGTGTTAAAAGCCACTTTTAACCCTAGCCTTATCGTTAGTGGACTCACGCTAGATGTGTGGTGTTCGTGCCTCAGAACTGATGATTTCTTGCCGTTGTTGGACAAATACGTGATACCTGATTTGTTACAATTTGCGGCTGATGCCCTCATCTATTATGAACAAATTGACGGGCATATCTCTATGAAATTCGCTGAAATTGATTTCCAATCGAATTCGGAATTTCAAGCATTTTGTTCTACTTACAGAAAGAGAATTAGAGATATCATAAGACTCATATCCTGTGTTAAGTTGGATTACACTTACGACTGGCTCAACAACAGGCTGAATACTTTCTTCAGTTCTTCATATGGTCAAGAAGTTTTGAGTTCCACATTTTTGGATCGTAAATCGAATCCATACCTTAGCGCACTATCTCAATTCATGATCATTGAATGTTTCATTAACGGATGTATACGATGGAAGATATGGTATCCTAGTGGAGCAGATTACTCCGAAAAATTGGACTCCATACTGAGCAAGCTTGAAATATTGTCCAACCAACTGATTGCATTAAACGTTCGAGAACCATTACTGCTCAAGAAGGAAATTCAGAATTTTGCTCTGTTCTTGACGATGTTAAAAGATAATGTTCTCTTTACTTTACTCGAAAAGATCATCACTAGTGCAACTATGGAATATCCTGAGattgatttggaagagcGCAGTGCCGAGGCAGACGCCGTGAGAGATTTGAGATATGCATGTGGTATTGAGCTTAACAGAATGGCCCTTTTGATGCCAGAGTCCTTGAAAGAGATCTTTCCAGACTTGGAAAACGTTGTTGTCAAGATCATGCCTAATCTCTCATACCATGAAAGgatatctttcaaatcttttctACTTACGATAGTGCTCAAGTCATCAATGGATAGGAAGGAAGAGAGATTTGCAGCTATCGTTGATCCTGAATTAGTAGCATGGTCTGATGAAAGCACTGTGGTGGGATTATCTGAACTTCCATGGTTCATGGAGAGATTGGgtattgttcaaattgCAGAATATTTCCAGAAGAGGGGTATCAATGAGAATAGCGATTTGTTATCAATAACAATTGATGACGAGGGcaaaaaattgaagtcCGACCTGACAAAGCGTTGGCAGACTTTGTTCCCAGTTCGGGCAACAAGAATGTTCATTCATTACTCGATGCAAAGTGTGaaaaaggatgaagagttcCGGATGTTGCAGGACATGTGGAGGCCGAGAATTGTTCCAATCCTTCCATATATCATGAGACTTTTGTATCAACTGCAAGCTTACCACGATCCAGAAAATTGGAAGGACTTGCCTATCATCGTCCAAACGTTTGTGAAATATTCCAATATCGAACGGTTCTGGGAAGCGGGTGCTTCTAACAAATCTAAGGATGAATTTATTAACGAACATATGAAGGCCATGCAGACTCTAAGAGATTTCGCAGACTCTGTTGGTCATATCGTAAGGTACACAAGAGAATACACTTTATTAGTTATCAGCGCAATCTCTTCGCTAGGTGATGtgttctttgaaattgatgaggCGCCTCAACTATTAACTGATTCCATTGCCATTTGCAAACCTGGTACTGATTTAATAAGCCCCGGCGTTTCAACTCACGGTTGGAAGCATATTATGAATGTCGCAATACGACctttattgaagaattgtCCCGAAGAGAGTGCACCAAAGTTTATGTCCAAATTTTTGCCCAAACTGTTCACTACATTAGACATCTTACTCTGTCAAAAATGGGCTCCGTATATGAACGAAGATATCAATGTTGAACCAGTAGTGgcagatgatgaagatatgaccgaagagattttggaagaaaacCTTTTAAGACAATTAACAACAGTAGTGGTTCGCATCATGATTGACTGTGTTGGACAGCATAGCACGAATACCCAAAGCTCCAAAGGAAAACTCACGTCCCGTCAGCTCAAGATCAGGGCCATTatcttcaatgacatcaaTATTATGGCgcctttcttcaaattgctCAACCATTTGATGTCCTTTAGAGACAGTAAGTGTTCTTTTAACGCAATTCTGGTTATGAGATGTTGTTTGAATGAggttctcatcaaagaagacaGTGTGGATGAgtttttcacttttgaagtgatgaagaacctTTTGTCGAATGTACTGTGCCAAAGTTCTTTCAAGGACTCTTTCTACGAAGCCTTGAACGTCTTCACAGTTTTATTCTTGACATTGTGCAAGGAATACCCCCCAGCAAGAGCATTTCTCTACGAATGCTCTCATGGATATGATATTGATTCTCTGtatgaaaatttgaagagtgtGGATCACTACAGAAACCAGAGGGCGTTGATGATAGAGTTCATTGATTGGATCAAAGCAGCAAACGGGAAgaatgacgatgatgagaatgGGCATAGCGCTGCAGAAAATAGAAGGCAGGAGAAGAGGGCCGCCacgttgaagaaagccaGTGAAAGGCTTGTGAAAAAGCATAAGGAAGATGGTGACATCTTGGACGATCCTAACACCGAGGATGCTGCTTTTGGTAGCCTTTTCGGTTAG
- the NAM8 gene encoding Nam8p (similar to Saccharomyces cerevisiae NAM8 (YHR086W); ancestral locus Anc_5.382), whose translation MSYRNNASGGYYARNSGPPSGRGYRYNAMTSPAQSGNVRLSGSQSRNNQLYMGDLDPSWDENVIRSIWNSLGESNVEIKLMWNNRNAGVRTHLGYCFVQFSSRSQASNALLKNGMAIPGYPSKTLRLNWSSASGNSADGSNEISVFVGDLAPNVTESDLFELFISKCPSTSNAKVMYDQVTGVSKGYAFVRFGNQEDQQRALQEMTGTFLKGRAIRVGSAGHQNQRNRNGPGLENKLKGLNATVSSPKPANISSTNFSQFILPTQQLPPLNSFTDRNNTTLFVSSLSHMVTENELKAFFQPFGNVIYAKLPENKQCGFVQYVDRASAEMAILKLQGFPIRGSRIKISWGRPAKPAVVIKEELANNGWQYQPQPSIKQPTYGYVTPSIDFITPAYEVQNSFPNGDEEALLLPGYSGCELIDFPSSASGLQSIYESTESNCGPHTSIRNDDSFIEATQASLNRLEDASNGYVFA comes from the coding sequence ATGTCGTATAGGAATAATGCATCTGGCGGATACTATGCAAGAAACTCTGGCCCTCCATCCGGTCGCGGTTATCGATATAATGCGATGACCTCGCCAGCTCAGAGTGGTAATGTGAGACTCAGCGGAAGCCAAAGTAGAAATAATCAGTTATACATGGGGGATCTGGACCCAAGTTGGGATGAAAATGTTATACGGAGTATATGGAATAGTTTAGGTGAGAGTAACGTTGAAATCAAGTTAATGTGGAATAATAGAAACGCTGGAGTAAGAACTCATCTCGGATACTGCTTCGTACAATTTTCATCTAGATCACAGGCCTCTAATGCTCTGTTAAAGAATGGGATGGCAATTCCTGGATATCCATCTAAGACACTAAGGCTGAATTGGTCCTCTGCTAGTGGCAATAGCGCCGATGGCTCTAACGAGATTTCGGTCTTTGTCGGGGATCTGGCGCCCAATGTTACTGAATCAGATCTTTTTGAGCTGTTTATCAGCAAATGTCCTTCCACTTCAAATGCCAAGGTTATGTATGATCAAGTTACAGGTGTTTCGAAAGGCTATGCTTTTGTCAGGTTCGGCAATCAAGAAGACCAACAGCGTGCTTTGCAAGAGATGACCGGTACGTTCCTCAAGGGCAGGGCTATACGTGTTGGTAGTGCCGGCCAtcagaatcaaagaaatcgCAACGGCCCTGGTTTGGAGAACAAACTCAAAGGGCTTAATGCAACTGTATCAAGCCCCAAACCGGCCAATATCAGCTCTACCAACTTTTCACAGTTCATACTTCCGACACAGCAACTGCCTCCGCTGAACAGTTTCACCGATCGAAATAATACGACACTGTTTGTTTCATCTTTATCCCATATGGTAACAGAGAACGAATTAAAGGCTTTCTTTCAACCCTTTGGTAACGTCATATATGCCAAATTACCAGAAAACAAGCAGTGCGGGTTTGTTCAGTATGTTGATCGAGCATCAGCTGAAATGGCGATTCTTAAATTGCAAGGATTTCCAATAAGAGGCTCTAGAATAAAGATATCGTGGGGAAGGCCAGCAAAACCCGCTGTTGTGATAAAGGAAGAACTAGCAAATAACGGCTGGCAGTATCAACCTCAACCATCAATCAAGCAGCCAACATATGGTTACGTCACACCGTCCATAGACTTTATTACACCCGCTTATGAGGTACAGAATAGTTTTCCGAACGGTGATGAGGAGGCATTACTACTTCCAGGATACTCCGGTTGCGAGTTGATAGACTTTCCATCATCTGCATCTGGTTTGCAAAGCATTTACGAATCCACTGAGTCCAATTGTGGGCCTCACACAAGCATAAGAAATGATGATTCATTCATTGAAGCCACACAAGCTAGCCTGAATAGGTTGGAGGATGCTAGTAATGGCTACGTTTTTGCATAG
- the RPF1 gene encoding rRNA-binding ribosome biosynthesis protein RPF1 (similar to Saccharomyces cerevisiae RPF1 (YHR088W); ancestral locus Anc_5.385) gives MAVEELKIKNKQKRQQLFAELKHQHNKERHTMRRARAKEEREDTEAKSKRLAENVPKTIESMREYDETVTQGIEGDEDDLMQYFNNKNEPPKILLTTNVNAKKKAYEFANVLIEILPNVTFIKRKFGYKLKEIVDICNRRGFTDLVIINEDKKKVTGLTFMHLPEGPSFYFKISSYVEVQKIVGHGRPTSHIPELILNNFQTRLGKTVGRLFQSIFPKNPDFEGRQVITLHNQRDYIFFRRHRYVFRNEEKVGLQELGPQFTLKLKRLQRGIKEETEWEHRPEMDKEKKKFYL, from the coding sequence ATGGCTGTTGAGGagttgaagatcaagaataagCAGAAAAGGCAGCAGCTCTTTGCTGAGCTGAAACATCAGCATAACAAAGAGCGCCATACGATGAGAAGGGCGAGGgcgaaagaagagagagagGATACTGAGGCAAAGAGTAAAAGATTGGCTGAAAATGTTCCCAAGACCATTGAGAGTATGCGTGAATATGACGAAACTGTGACACAAGGGattgaaggtgatgaagatgatttgatGCAATATTTTAACAATAAGAACGAGCCTCCAAAGATCTTACTGACGACAAACGTAAATGCTAAGAAGAAAGCGTATGAGTTTGCAAATGTTTTGATTGAGATCTTGCCCAATGTTACGTTTATCAAGCGGAAATTCGGCTACAAGCTTAAAGAGATTGTCGATATTTGTAACCGTAGAGGTTTCACTGATTTGGTGATTATCAATGaagataagaagaaagtcacAGGGCTCACATTCATGCATTTGCCCGAAGGACCATCTTTCTATTTCAAGATAAGCTCATATGTCGAAGTGCAAAAAATTGTAGGCCATGGTAGACCTACTAGCCACATTCCAGAACTTATTCTTAATAATTTCCAAACAAGACTCGGTAAGACAGTCGGTAGGTTGTTCCAgtcaatttttccaaagaatccagattttgaaggTCGTCAAGTAATAACGTTGCACAATCAGAGAGACTATATTTTCTTTAGAAGGCATCGTTACGTTTTCAGAAATGAGGAAAAGGTGGGACTACAGGAATTGGGTCCTCAATTCACTCTCAAGCTCAAGAGATTACAAAGAGGTATCAAAGAGGAGACTGAATGGGAACACAGACCAGAGATGGataaagagaagaagaagttttatTTGTAG
- the SWR1 gene encoding chromatin-remodeling protein SWR1 (similar to Saccharomyces cerevisiae SWR1 (YDR334W); ancestral locus Anc_5.383): MAMPNGKKKDKTARRLETLAQLKFDYELLASELFHLKEFMSLVEFDPSYENDGEGYKRFLEDSNLSLDNLQPGQDGSIDREDSGMRRVRKRQLRASTTAENGNSSTWPDIEHKVRAKYDELKSMLENNGRLPINGTMVPQLVKRRNNKLPSPSSNNTSFTSTAQKQLNHRVKEEKESFSEEDFDGKVYSNDDYYFTTSSEDEVESRRQRQRKRPRINLVVNPPKQTVTNPLHVNTPQFANLHEYMNSFKSMDEDVSIEEYEHYIQEQKKVVAAIRKGLENGALKYDPVTDSVQAITTKEARLTQSHRPEPITYLYKEQNLQVYHDYVLNHGIYLSKLFQNNKRARIARARKVSFMIEQHFKHIAGAEERKAREEEKHKRNLARAAMQAVKKRWTVAERAYKVLLKDEEEQLKRIKRKEHLSKMLEQSTQLLEAQLSHKTESASSETEDESGKNEEDGSASEEDDDFLTSSSDEDVTNDEQKNTTSDGDHVDDERLTKDELEEKYAHIHDITTKNEPEQGLQDEAQSSNSSDSDDDISVTTEESSEGEEEVVSEDERGSAGLSLLLEQHEQDDDNDNDDEVKFSSGDSGSDREGMVEKNQTPSNINQGPKIEEPSSFDAKHEDEIQIDDINGVDKKESSLLDPVRNPDPYSVEDVPVPSLLRGTLRTYQKQGLNWMASLYNNNTNGILADEMGLGKTIQTISLLAYLACEMENWGPHLIVVPTSVLLNWEMELKRFAPGFKVLTYYGSPQQRKEKRKGWNKPDSFHICIVSYQLVVQDQNSFKRKRWEYMILDEAHNIKNFRSTRWQALLNFNTQRRLLLTGTPLQNNIAELWSLLYFLMPQTATAGQGVTGFADLEAFQQWFGKPVDKLIETGENYQQDAETKKTVTKLHQVLRPYLLRRLKADVEKQMPAKYEHIVYCRLSKRQRFLYDDFMSRAQTKATLASGNFMSIVNCLMQLRKVCNHPDLFEVRPILTSFCRENSVIHNYVGMNMFVHKLMNRESYKNRVDLNSLNLAFTGNDLISTTHDSRSISKLQCIQEFVEQIDQMRERQRSEDYKMAEDTQSNFRNAAEFFEHLGQNKLQEAIDNMESLQSINKLRCERKPMFGKNLIKLLTITRDQRNDTNCLQECMRPLQERFTSCKGIIENYAVLTPNAVTLDSRKLAVGLNDESSINEDVRDSILKVFFTVGNPFHHLQTKLTIAFPDKSLLQYDCGKLQKLAVLLQSLKDNGHRALIFTQMTKVLDILEQFLNYHGYLYMRLDGATKIEDRQILTERFNSDPRITVFILSSRSGGLGINLTGADTVIFYDSDWNPAMDKQCQDRCHRIGQTRDVHIYRFVSEHTIESNILKKANQKRQLDNVIIQEGDFTTDYFTKLSVKDLLGNEAASGLEAQDKPLLPEGSAPDRDPRNLEKLLAQAEDEDDVKAANLAMKEVEIDNDDFTDQKPAESPSNSTEPQPEIYDEYEGTNHVEEYMLRYIANGYYY; this comes from the coding sequence ATGGCGATGCCGAATGGTaaaaagaaggataagacAGCCAGGCGGCTGGAGACATTGGCACAATTGAAGTTTGACTATGAGCTACTTGCAAGCGAGCTGTTCCACCTAAAAGAATTCATGTCCTTGGTTGAATTTGATCCCTCTTATGAGAATGATGGGGAAGGCTACAAGCGATTTTTGGAGGATAGCAACCTATCCTTAGATAATTTACAACCTGGACAGGATGGGAGTATAGACAGAGAGGATTCTGGCATGAGAAGAGTACGAAAAAGGCAGTTAAGGGCTAGTACGACTGCTGAAAATGGGAACTCGAGTACATGGCCCGACATTGAACATAAAGTACGAGCCAAATATGATGAACTGAAGTCTATGTTGGAAAATAATGGGCGGTTGCCTATTAATGGGACCATGGTACCACAATTAgtgaagagaaggaatAATAAACTGCCGTCTCCATCAAGTAATAATACTTCCTTTACATCTACGGCACAAAAACAGCTAAATCACCGCGTaaaggaagagaaggaaTCTTTTAGCGAGGAAGATTTTGATGGCAAGGTCTATAGTAACGATGACTACTATTTTACCACTTCTTCGGAGGATGAGGTTGAAAGCAGGCGTCAACGTCAACGAAAGAGACCTCGCATTAATCTGGTTGTTAATCCACCAAAGCAAACAGTGACCAACCCATTACATGTAAATACTCCGCAGTTTGCAAATTTGCATGAATAcatgaattctttcaaatctaTGGACGAAGATGTATCTATCGAAGAATACGAACATTATATTCAGGAACAAAAAAAAGTAGTCGCAGCAATACGAAAAGGTTTAGAGAACGGCGCCTTGAAATACGATCCCGTTACAGACTCTGTGCAGGCCATTACCACCAAAGAGGCAAGATTGACACAATCTCATAGGCCCGAGCCTATCACGTACTTATACAAGGAACAAAACTTGCAGGTTTATCACGACTATGTGCTCAATCATGGTATATATTTGAGCAAACTGTTTCAAAATAATAAGCGAGCACGAATTGCAAGGGCAAGGAAAGTATCATTTATGATAGAACAGCATTTTAAGCATATTGCAGGTGCAGAAGAGAGGAAAGcacgagaagaagagaagcaCAAGAGAAATCTGGCGAGGGCAGCCATGCAAGCTGtcaagaaaagatggaCAGTGGCTGAAAGAGCATATAAAGTCctgttgaaggatgaagaagagcaacTGAAACGGATAAAGCGTAAGGAGCATCTTTCCAAGATGCTGGAACAAAGTACTCAACTTTTGGAAGCTCAGCTGAGTCATAAAACCGAAAGTGCCTCAAGCGAaactgaagatgaaagtggAAAGAACGAAGAGGATGGATCTGCTTCAGAAGAGGACGATGACTTTTTGacttcctcatcagatgaagatgtgACAAATGATGAGCAAAAAAACACCACCTCGGATGGTGACCatgttgatgatgaaagattgaCAAAGGATGAGCTGGAAGAGAAGTACGCTCATATTCATGATATTACAACGAAGAATGAGCCTGAGCAAGGCTTACAAGATGAGGCACAAAGTTCGAACTCAAGTGATTCTGATGACGATATTTCCGTCACCACAGAAGAGTCATCCGAAGGAGAGGAAGAGGTCGTTTCCGAGGATGAAAGAGGAAGTGCTGGATTGAGCCTTCTCTTAGAACAGCACGAGcaggatgatgataatgacaacgatgatgaggttAAGTTTTCTTCGGGCGATTCGGGCTCAGATCGGGAAGGTATGGTGGAGAAGAATCAAACTCCTTCAAACATAAATCAGGGTCCAAAGATCGAGGAACCAAGCTCATTTGATGCAAAgcatgaagatgagattcaaattgatgatatcAATGGCGTCGATAAGAAAGAATCATCACTTTTAGATCCGGTACGCAATCCGGATCCATACtctgttgaagatgtcCCCGTTCCATCACTTTTGAGAGGTACTTTGCGTACGTATCAGAAGCAAGGCCTGAATTGGATGGCATCCTTGTATAATAACAACACAAACGGGATCCTAGCAGATGAAATGGGCCTCGGGAAAACGATTCAGACAATTTCGTTGCTGGCCTACCTAGCATGTGAAATGGAAAATTGGGGTCCTCATTTGATTGTTGTTCCCACATCAGTGCTGCTTAATTGGGAGAtggagttgaagagatttgcACCAGGGTTTAAAGTGTTAACATATTACGGTTCACCACAACAGCGgaaggaaaagagaaaaggCTGGAATAAGCCTGATTCATTCCATATTTGTATTGTATCGTACCAGCTGGTTGtgcaagatcaaaattctttcaagagaaagagatggGAATACATGATATTGGACGAAGCACAtaatatcaagaatttcagaTCAACGAGGTGGCAAGCGTTACTCAATTTCAATACCCAGAGGCGATTGCTTCTAACAGGTACTCCGCTACAGAATAATATCGCTGAACTGTGGTCTCTACTATATTTTCTGATGCCTCAAACTGCCACCGCTGGTCAAGGGGTCACCGGTTTTGCCGATTTGGAGGCATTTCAACAATGGTTTGGAAAACCAGTAGATAAACTTATTGAAACAGGtgaaaattatcaacaagACGCCGAGACAAAGAAAACCGTTACTAAGTTACATCAAGTTTTACGGCCGTACTTATTGAGAAGACTGAAAGCAGATGTTGAGAAGCAAATGCCGGCAAAGTATGAACACATTGTTTATTGTCGGCTATCTAAAAGGCAAAGATTTCTGTATGATGATTTTATGTCTAGAGCACAAACGAAGGCCACGCTGGCTAGTGGTAACTTCATGTCTATTGTAAATTGTCTGATGCAGCTGAGAAAGGTCTGTAATCATCCAGATTTATTTGAAGTGAGGCCGATTCTCACTTCATTTTGCAGAGAAAACTCTGTCATTCACAACTATGTCGGCATGAATATGTTTGTGCACAAGCTAATGAACCGCGAAAGTTACAAGAATCGTGTTGATTTGAACTCCTTGAACCTGGCTTTCACGGGCAACGATCTAATTAGCACGACCCACGATTCAAGAAGCATCAGTAAGTTACAATGTATCCAGgagtttgttgaacaaattgacCAGATGAGAGAGCGCCAAAGATCCGAAGATTACAAGATGGCGGAGGATACTCAGTCCAATTTCCGAAACGCTGCTGAATTCTTTGAGCACCTTGGTCAGAAtaaacttcaagaagcgATTGATAATATGGAGTCTTTGCAATCGATCAACAAGCTGCGTTGTGAGCGGAAACCCATGTTTGGTAAGAATCTGATAAAGCTCCTGACTATCACACGcgatcaaagaaatgataCCAACTGTTTACAGGAATGTATGAGGCCGTTGCAGGAGAGATTTACGAGTTGTAAGGGCATCATAGAAAATTATGCTGTGTTGACTCCGAATGCAGTCACACTGGACTCAAGAAAGTTGGCTGTTGGGTTGAACGATGAAAGCTCGatcaatgaagatgtaCGAGACTCCATATTGAAGGTATTTTTCACCGTGGGAAACCCGTTCCACCATCTACAGACGAAGCTGACTATTGCATTCCCCGATAAATCACTATTACAGTACGACTGTGGTAAATTACAGAAACTTGCCGTTTTGTTGCAAAGTTTAAAGGACAACGGCCACAGAGCGCTGATTTTCACCCAGATGACTAAAGTGCTCGATATCCTGGAACAGTTCCTAAACTATCACGGATACCTTTACATGCGACTCGACGGTGCCACCAAGATCGAGGACCGCCAAATCCTTACTGAACGATTCAACAGCGATCCGCGCATCACAGTATTCATCCTTTCCAGTAGATCCGGAGGTCTCGGTATCAACCTAACAGGTGCAGATACCGTTATATTCTACGATTCCGACTGGAACCCCGCTATGGACAAACAATGTCAGGACCGTTGTCACAGAATTGGCCAAACTCGTGACGTGCACATCTACCGATTCGTCAGCGAACACACTATCGAGAGTAATATCCTCAAGAAAGCTAATCAAAAGAGGCAACTAGACAATGTGATCATCCAAGAAGGTGATTTCACCACAGACTATTTTACAAAGCTCTCTGTCAAGGACCTACTGGGCAACGAGGCCGCTAGCGGCCTCGAAGCCCAGGACAAACCACTTTTACCCGAAGGCTCAGCTCCCGATCGTGATCCTCGCAACTTGGAAAAATTACTAGCCCAAGCagaagacgaagacgaCGTCAAAGCCGCCAATCTTGCCATGAAAGAAGTCGAGATCGACAATGACGACTTCACAGACCAGAAACCTGCCGAATCCCCTTCAAACTCCACCGAACCACAACCGGAGATTTACGACGAATACGAGGGAACAAACCACGTCGAGGAGTACATGCTACGATACATAGCCAACGGCTACTACTATTAG
- the RTC3 gene encoding Rtc3p (similar to Saccharomyces cerevisiae YHR087W; ancestral locus Anc_5.384) has protein sequence MSSAVKYFYKGQETDLIVFVSSVDDVNEYLKDPSIGKLSQVVELFKVFTNNVGEGAEGELGEASKSQIANEFGQGKKIEEVIDIILKEGEPNAKVEKIERKGPGHSSV, from the coding sequence ATGTCTTCTGCTGTCAAATATTTCTACAAAGGTCAAGAAACCGATCTAATTGTTTTCGTATCCTCCGTTGATGATGTAAACGAATACTTAAAGGATCCATCTATCGGTAAACTTTCACAAGTTGTggaacttttcaaagttttcacGAATAACGTAGGTGAAGGTGCTGAAGGTGAATTGGGTGAGGCTTCAAAATCACAAATTGCTAATGAATTTGGTCAAGGTaagaagatcgaagagGTTATCGATATCATCTTGAAGGAAGGTGAACCAAATGCTAAGGTTGAAAAGATCGAACGTAAAGGTCCTGGCCACTCTAGCGTGTAA